One Labrus mixtus chromosome 12, fLabMix1.1, whole genome shotgun sequence DNA segment encodes these proteins:
- the LOC132984434 gene encoding adhesion G protein-coupled receptor F5-like isoform X3 has protein sequence MGLPKAAACVAVLLVIYYSLDNQEVMETKASYNHSRGKRQVPMDFDLLLDLTIPVSILPLLRNSLNSISFPFTLNQSLQVLDIQFTTACFPNSTGGLQCTCEDQFAWPCDKCDVYGACSNVTGPTCECINGRPSDGEYCEPITSINPCPTPTPVITTTTAMMTTTKEPMDFDLLLDLTIPVSILPLLRNSLNSISFPFTLNQSLQVLDIQFTTACFPNSTGGLQCTCEDQFAWPCDKCDVYGACSNVTGPTCECINGRPSDGEYCEPITSINPCPTPTPEPMDFDLLLDLTIPVSILPLLRNSLNSISFPFTLNQSLQVLDIQFTTACFPNSTGGLQCTCEDQFAWPCDKCDVYGACSNVTRPTCECINGRPSDGEYCEPITSINPCPTPTPEMLTSTVRTTTNTTTMPNTTMPVTTTTMPNTTTMPNTTTMPVTTTTMPNTTTMPNTTTMPVTTTTMPNTTTMPNTTTMPNTTTMPVTTTTMMPVTTTIMPVTTTTMMPVTTTINELSFVLDIDFDESFNEESNDVFINANRAIQTQCRTPQSSCQLSGFRSGSTIGDYTIRGASLSDTELQAIQTGIFLDLSETYPIIFDSQSSLKLEPTTVISQQEATVTCGPPPANLNLGTNWTAEWRFNNNPISSNEDLYEFSKVNEEAVLTLKRFFGTDIGQYECRLKSGQKIFRERSNKNFTLQEQPLIRLTPLSRQIHCQDMASVEVKLECSVNEPYTVVLRNSTKVLGTGNSISYSFLIPICEKTEHTFTCQVIGRQELKQSTLEITTGAPDCNNDVFGTGNLGQMAFGSCERDEVGERKGVCQEDGLWKEVENNCTLRPVQELLLQSELLNANSLPGFLDTLSDVTVNFTEEVVKSPTNINAIVDILSNVANTPLPINSDLAKDILLTAGVLTTNGSRGTWESLNNGSRNESQTRRSSTFLQSLENITRRITDVSLAIDTPYILLNKTTFTDSFNASFNSSVTIVISEPGEGEKNITVMTFASMHNVLPARDEANSSRFDINGRVVLVQTSIGNIPINNISFTFNLNNTSLVNPQCVFWNFSLFDDRGGWDNEGCMPVEIKNGSVTCNCNHLTSFSILMSPFVNCEVCSLITFIGVGISMASLVICLIIEAVIWRKIRRNTTSYLRHVSIVNIAVSLLIADIWFIIGASISEAPGDNRDACSAATFFIHFFYLAMFFWMLASALLLLYRTVSVFDGGLSKRSMLAIGFSIGYGGPIIIAVITIAATAPSETYTQGKFCWLNFKESLAIIAFVLPALTIVLFHLIILIVVLFKMLRRRAVADSAQAGQRNVLLVIARTLAVLTPLFGLTWGLGIGTLADPENQGIHIAFSFFNSLQGFFILVFGLLLDKKVRSEIAIKSQISGSGTTSTSAGNSSSAFGFLRLWRRGRDGYNISSNDSNVTQSLNPS, from the exons ATGGGGTTGCCAAAGGCTGCAGCATGCGTAGCTGTTCTCCTGGTTATATACTACAGTCTGGATAATCAG GAAGTGATGGAAACAAAAGCATCATATAATCATTCCAGAGGCAAAAGACAGG TACCAATGGATTTTGATTTATTGCTTGATTTGACCATCCCAGTCTCCATTTTGCCACTACTGAGGAACAGTCTGAATAGCATCTCGTTCCCCTTCACGCTCAATCAGTCTCTACAAGTATTGGATATTCAGTTCACCACAG CGTGCTTTCCAAACTCCACCGGAGGCCTGCAGTGTACGTGTGAGGATCAGTTTGCTTGGCCGTGTGACAAGTGTGACGTCTACGGTGCATGCAGTAATGTCACCGGACCAACCTGTGAGTGCATCAATGGACGTCCTTCTGACGGAGAGTACTGTGAACCAATCACAA GTATTAATCCATGTCCCACTCCAACTCCTG TGATAACTACGACAACAGCAatgatgacaacaacaaaag AACCAATGGATTTTGATTTATTGCTTGATTTGACCATCCCAGTCTCCATTTTGCCACTACTGAGGAACAGTCTGAATAGCATCTCGTTCCCCTTCACGCTCAATCAGTCTCTACAAGTATTGGATATTCAGTTCACCACAG CGTGCTTTCCAAACTCCACCGGAGGCCTGCAGTGTACGTGTGAGGATCAGTTTGCTTGGCCGTGTGACAAGTGTGACGTCTACGGTGCATGCAGTAATGTCACCGGACCAACCTGTGAGTGCATCAATGGACGTCCTTCTGACGGAGAGTACTGTGAACCAATCACAA GTATTAATCCATGTCCCACTCCAACTCCTG AACCAATGGATTTTGATTTATTGCTTGATTTGACCATCCCAGTCTCCATTTTGCCACTACTGAGGAACAGTCTGAATAGCATCTCGTTCCCCTTCACGCTCAATCAGTCTCTACAAGTATTGGATATTCAGTTCACCACAG CGTGCTTTCCAAACTCCACCGGAGGCCTGCAGTGTACGTGTGAGGATCAGTTTGCTTGGCCGTGTGACAAGTGTGACGTCTACGGTGCATGCAGTAATGTCACCAGACCAACCTGTGAGTGCATCAATGGACGTCCTTCTGACGGAGAGTACTGTGAACCAATCACAA GCATCAATCCGTGTCCCACTCCAACTCCAG AGATGTTAACATCAACAGTgaggacaacaacaaacacaacaacaatgccaaacacaacaatgccagtgaccacaacaacaatgccaaacacaacaacaatgccaaacacaacaacaatgccagtgaccacaacaacaatgccaaacacaacaacaatgccaaacacaacaacaatgccagtgaccacaacaacaatgccaaacacaacaacaatgccaaacacaacaacaatgccaaacacaacaacaatgccagtgaccacaacaacaatgatGCCAGTGACCACAACAATAATGCCagtgaccacaacaacaatgatGCCAGTGACCACAACAATAAATG AACTTTCCTTTGTCCTGGATATAGACTTTGACGAATCCTTCAATGAAGAATCAAATGATGTTTTCATCAATGCAAACAGAGCT ATTCAAACACAATGTCGGACTCCACAATCATCTTGTCAGTTAAGTGGATTCAG GTCAGGAAGCACCATCGGAGATTATACCATAAGAGGAGCTTCATTATCAGACACAGAGCTTCAAGCTATACAAACAGGGATATTTCTAGACCTGTCGGAAACCTACCCTATAATATTTGACA GTCAGTCATCCTTAAAGTTGGAACCGACTACAGTTATCTCACAGCAAGAGGCAACTGTGACATGTGGTCCTCCTCCAGCTAATCTCAATTTAGGAACCAACTGGACAGCAGAGTGGAGGTTTAACAACAATCCAATAAGCAGCAATGAAGACCTCTATGAATTTTCAAAAGTGAATGAAGAAGCAGTGTTAACTCTGAAAAGATTCTTTGGTACAGACATTG GTCAATATGAATGTAGGCTGAAGTCTGGCCAGAAAATCTTCAGAGAGAGATCCAATAAAAACTTCACACTCCAAGAGCAACCTCTGATACGACTGACGCCGCTCAGCAGACAAATCCATTGTCAGGACATGGCAAGTGTAGAAGTGAAACTAGAGTGCTCTGTCAACGAACCCTACACTGTTGTGTTAAGAAACTCGACTAAAG TCTTAGGCACAGGTAATTCTATCAGCTACTCGTTTCTCATCCCCATCTGTGAAAAAACGGAACATACATTCACCTGTCAAGTGATAGGCCGCCAAGAATTAAAACAAAGTACACTGGAGATAACTACAGGAG CTCCTGATTGTAACAATGATGTATTTGGTACTGGAAATCTTGGCCAGATGGCCTTCGGTTCCTGTGAACGTGACGAGgtgggagagaggaaaggagttTGTCAGGAAGATGGATTGTGGAAAGAAGTTGAAAACAACTGTACCCTACGACCGGTTCAGGAGCTGCTCCTGCAGTCTGAG TTGTTGAATGCCAATTCACTGCCAGGTTTCTTGGACACACTCAGCGATGTCACCGTCAACTTCACTGAGGAAGTGGTTAAATCTCCCACAAACATAAATGCCATTGTTGATATACTCAGCAATGTTGCAAATACACCCCTACCTATTAATAGTGACTTAGCAAAG GATATCCTTCTCACTGCAGGTGTCCTCACCACAAATGGTTCAAGGGGAACCTGGGAGTCCCTGAACAATGGCTCAAGAAATGAGTCACAGACAAGAAGAAGCTCCACATTCTTGCAGTCACTGGAGAATATAACACGTCGCATTACTGATGTCTCTTTAGCAATTGACACACCTTATATTCTCTTAAACAAAACTACATTCACAGACTCTTTCAATGCCAGCTTTAATTCTTCAGTGACGATAGTTATATCAGAACCTGGTGAAGGAGAGAAGAATATCACTGTGATGACATTTGCTTCAATGCATAACGTTCTCCCCGCGAGAGACGAAGCAAATTCCTCCAGATTTGACATCAATGGGAGAGTCGTTCTTGTTCAGACCAGCATTGGAAACATCCCCATTAATAATATTTCCTTTACATTTAACCTCAATAACACTTCACTGGTGAACCCACAGTGTGTATTCTGGAACTTCAGCCTCTTTGATGATCGCGGGGGATGGGACAACGAAGGCTGTATGCCTGtagaaattaaaaatggaaGCGTCACCTGCAACTGCAACCACCTGACCTCCTTCTCCATCCTTATGTCGCCCTTCGTTAACTGCGAAGTGTGTTCTCTGATAACATTTATTGGAGTTGGCATATCCATGGCCTCCTTGGTCATATGCCTAATAATTGAGGCTGTCATATGGAGAAAGATTAGAAGGAACACCACATCTTACCTGCGCCATGTCTCCATTGTTAACATTGCCGTGTCTCTCCTGATTGCAGACATTTGGTTTATCATAGGGGCTTCTATTTCAGAAGCACCGGGTGATAACCGTGACGCATGCTCTGCAGCTACatttttcatccattttttCTACCTAGCCATGTTCTTCTGGATGTTAGCCTCAGCCCTTCTGTTGCTTTACCGCACAGTCAGTGTCTTTGATGGAGGTTTGTCCAAAAGATCTATGCTGGCTATTGGATTCTCTATAGGCTACGGAGGGCCTATTATCATCGCGGTCATAACTATAGCTGCCACTGCACCCAGTGAAACGTACACACAAGGTAAATTCTGCTGGCTCAACTTTAAAGAGTCCCTCGCCATAATAGCCTTTGTGTTGCCTGCTCTGACGATAGTGCTGTTTCACCTCATCATCTTGATTGTGGTATTATTCAAAATGCTGAGGAGAAGGGCAGTGGCAGATTCTGCCCAAGCAGGTCAGAGGAATGTTTTATTGGTTATTGCAAGGACCCTGGCTGTCCTCACACCATTATTTGGATTAACTTGGGGTCTGGGAATTGGAACCCTGGCCGACCCAGAAAATCAAGGCATCCACATTGCTTTTTCATTCTTCAATTCACTGCAG GGTTTCTTCATATTGGTGTTTGGACTGCTGCTGGACAAAAAG GTGCGGTCAGAAATAGCAATAAAGTCACAGATATCCGGAAGTGGCACCACG AGCACCAGTGCTGGAAACTCATCGAGTGCATTTGGATTTCTCCGGCTCTGGAGACGAGGAAGAG atggTTACAACATCTCATCCAACGACTCTAATGTGACTCAGTCTCTCAACCCTTCATAA